The Gadus morhua chromosome 16, gadMor3.0, whole genome shotgun sequence DNA window CCTGTTCTTGGCATTCAACTTCTGGTCTCCTAACTGTGGCTGTGCGCTCTGCCAGAGGCATGGGCATAAACtgcagcatgtgtgtttgacttTCAGTGATTTATTTCAAATACACGTCTTATGTTCAATAACAATTAATTTGTCACTATTTAAAAAGATCCATAAGTCAAGCCATAAATCAAAACAAGTGTTGTGAGCATCGGTGCTGGGTTGAAACCGGGAAGCGCCATACTCGAGTGTATGGATATTCTCAACctctattgttttttatttgttcacCATTAGCTGACGCTTTGACGACCAGCTGCTTGGGGTTCAATACAGTCTTAGTAATGCACATATAGTAGTTACCAAAACATAGTTATAATTATGGCCACATATCCTTACAAATAGAAGTAATCGAAACATATAGTAACCCAGTCTGAAACAAAGTGCATCTTTCCATGCTCaacttctcccccccccccccccccccccccccccccccctttcccacaCAGCAACAAGGCAGAATGGGGAATACCGATCTAATCTTCTGTGTGAAAATGATGAGTCATAGAactgtggtgggtggtgggtgtgggtCCAACAATGCAGAGTACCGGATAGCTGAGTGACTGAGTAGGATGAGATGACAATGATAGATAGGTCTGTAGAGGGAAATAAGTAGACAGGTTACCACGAAGCAAAGTGAAAAATGGGTGacaagacaaataaataaaaaagggcaGTACTATATCAGTTTCTCGACTTGAGTTTTGTGTGATTTTCCCACACTGCTTCCAACCGAGACCGATttggggtcaaaggttaaagaACGAGTCCCATGggtatgaacatctttactctGTTGGCTTCCACTGTCATCGTACTTCCTCTTCTCTGTTAACACGGTCCTAATGTATCCCTTACATATAAACACTGCAGAGTGGCCTCATGGTGTCAGCAGACATTAAACAATCCCTGAACCCACGGCTCTGACATCTCTCTGAGGACAGAGGCTCACATGGATGTCCATCATGGAGTGCAAATTGGTCTTAGGTTGGACGCCAGGATATGCGTTGTGTTACTGATTGAAATTCATTAGTTGGCAAAACTGTGCTGTCCAGAGTGCTGAATTGATTCTCTCTGCCAATATCCTTGACCAGGAATGGGAGATCGACTTCATACAGTTGCCTTGACATCACCCATCTTTCCTTTCTTCCCACCACAAGACTAAATGATCAAACAGAGGTTCAGATGCATGCTATTGCAGGCCATGACTCAGAAACAGGGAACATTAACCACAAACACTGGAGGAGccgtttatacacacacacaattttcaaGAGTCACAGGGCCGATAAGAGAACCAAATTCTACAATATGTAGCTTTTACCAAGTTTGAAGGAGCGTTATTGCCTGTTTATGTGGGACTAgtatcaaataaatatatccaGATATGGACATTCAGAAAGGGACCaagcattcagaaatgtaaaccaaGCTGAAAGGAATGCAAAATGGTTCCTGCAATTCTAACTGATCTCTAGCATCCTGCAATatgaagaaaaatatattttttgttaagaTAGTTTATAGAATAgtgtattttgtttatataaTCGATGATACAATAATAGCCATCTCTACACAATGGTTTTTATTATGAACTCAAATCATCTGAGACGGGACCGAACACACTTTACAACAATACATTCATGAGTTGATGCCACATAGTCACGTCAGTTCTCCCAGCAGGCCCACAGGAACTCACTGTGGGCTCCTTTCCAACACAGAAAATGGACGACACTGTCAATTCATGTGAGCAGGGATGGGGTCAAGGTCTTAAGAAATACCTGAGAGAAATACAAGTCTCTAGTCAACAACAAATTGGTCCATTTGGACTTTGAATCCTATCTTTGGCGTATCAAAAAATGGCCGTGCAGTCTAAAAAACGATACAAAAGTGGTGCTGGATAGGGGCAGCAGTAGTGGTTACTTGGTTAGGGTTAATGATAGCATTCTGTGTTTTCAAATAGCATCATATTGTCCATTTATCCTTTCGCTCTGTCACACATAGccaattacaaaaatatatataatttgtcAAATAAGACAGGAAGGCACATGACACCTCTTTTAATGATTAGACTCTAATAATACTTTTAAGCAAGCAGACCTGTAAAGCATGGTCAACAGAATTACATGTATGGTCCCTTAACAGGAGAAAAAAGTATGTTTTAAAACATTATAATTATTCAATGACTAACCTTTTACTAGCTATCAGATGATGGAAGACTGGAATTAGAAAGAGCAAATTAGAGATTGTATTTGGCAACCACAAGTAGCTCATTTCCTCATAGTGGATTCTTTCAAGTTTATAAACAGGTGTTATTAGGTCCTTAGCAAAGAAAGTACAATGTAGTTGTGTCCATTGGCACATATAGGTCTCAGAGCCATAGCAAAGGATTTGTCTCTTTCTCGTTCAAATGCGTTAAGGCATACTTGTTTCACAGACTATACAAATGTTATGCAACAAAAATGACATTGTATTGGAATTCTTATAGATAGCATTCTGCAACACACTGCTTATCCCTGCACCTTCAGAAACCCTTTTTGCTGCTCTTACAGCAAAGTGAGCACAAGCATCAGATGTTAGTCTAGTATTTGTATAAGCATATAAACACAGTTGCGACCACAACCCAATATCTCTTCTACAATTCACACAACATAAAATGCTTGCAGATCTTGTATTGGCCTGTAGTCTTGAGGCAACGACAAAATCATCAGTAAACAGTCAAAAACAAGAAAGCACACTGTTTGAGTGGTCATTGGTATGTGGtggatgaaccccccccccccagccggggGCCTGCGAGCCCTCAGAGGTACACATCCATCGTGTTCAGGATCATGTGTCGACACAGCGGGCAGTTCTGTCGGTAGAGGGCCTGCCGAAGCAAGATGTCCGTGCAGCCCCTGCACAGGCAGAGGTGCCTGCAGGGCAGCAGCACCACAGTCTTGCTACAGTCCTGGCAGATCACacacttcttcctctcctcctgctccttgaGCAGACTCAGCAGGTTCTTGGCATGCGGGACTGGGAGGCCCTCCTCTTTACCCGCAGCCCGGAGCTGCTTCAGGGGTCGGACCTTGCTGGAGCTGGGGTAGGCCCGGTCTGGTTGCTCCTGGTCCGGTTGCTCCTGGTAGGGCGCATCTCCTGCACTCCCATCCGGCGGATCCCGCTGCTCCTCTCGAGGGTCCCCGTCGCCGCCCACTCTGGCgtcgatgttgttgttgttattgttgttcctcCAAGCTCGCATTCGTAGAGTGAGGCTCAGCCAGCTGCCCTGCTGAGACAGCTGCCTCCAGAGCCACCTCTCCTGCAGGTACAGGCGTCGGAGGAGTCTTTGGGCATGTCTTAGGGCCCCAGGGACATGTCCGGGTACTCTCTGCAGGCTCCGAGTTAGGGTCTGTGCAGCAAGGGATAGTCTTTGCAGGGTCGGGACTGCATTGATATAATGGACAGTCTGTCGCCTGACTTGATGGACCAGCTCTGGGTTAAGGTAGACGGTGGTAGCTACGGCGATAGTGATGGTTAGCAAAAGGCCATAGATGTTCATTATAAAGATACTGATGAAGATCTGTGTCAGTGAGACCAGAAAGTCCAGTACCAGTTTGCATGGCGTCCATAGTAAGGTGGAGGTCCCGACGAGGCTGCTATAGAGGAATGTgatgagggtcagggtgagttCCACAACCTTCTGTAGCGGACTTGAGACCGTGTGCCAAACACTGATGAGAGCAGAGTACATGTTCTGGGTGCAAATAAGCACGTAGTTGACAACCGTGTTAGCAAAATAGACCGTTAGGCTTGCGGCAATaccaaaacattccaaaacaaacagcaaaCCCCTGTAGAGATACTCCCTTCCACGGAGGAAGACGTGCATAGAAAGGTAGCCAACCATCTTCAGGCTCTCTAGTAATCCTCCGAGAGCGAGCAGGCAACTTCCGGCCATGTTTACGGTGCCATGGGAGATGAGTGAAGTAGTTTCTGCCATGGATATCAAACAGAGAAGAATCCAATTCCAAAATCCAACGAGAAAGTTCCAAAATAATACAGGTAGGTTGTTTACAAACGTGACGACGGCTAAAACAGACCGCACCACAGTGTGGACGATGACAAAGTTTAAGTCCAAAAGGAAGCTGAGAAAGTCTAAGCATTTTACTACAGAGGAAATTATCAAAGGAAAAATAAGAAAGTTCACTAAAGCCATTGTATCGTCGCTGCAAAACAACTAACCAGATCCAGACTGGCTTGGGCATTAGAAGCAGTCCATGTCTAGTGTTTGTTGGTCAGGTGTTCTTCACAGTATGCTGTTGTATGAAAAAGCAAAGACGTGCAAAGCGAAAAAAAATCGTTGTTTATAATTACGTGGGAATACAGAGATATCTTTTTGCGTTCTGGTCAGCCAGGAGCAGAACGCTCAACGCACACTTACACAGCGGATGTTTATGTTCAAAAAGGACCGACAGGTTTCTCTTAATCCCAGGGTTGTGAATCAAACTGTTCCACTCTCCCGAAAAGGTATCAAACATCATTTTATGCGGCCAATTTTTCAACGAAAAAGATTTGCGTAATCCCgacaataaacataaaaatcACAAGAGAACTTCCCACTGTTCAGGGTAGCCGCCATACTTCTTTTGACTATTCGCTGGTCAGCTGACCTCACCACTTCCTGGAAATCACTGCGTGATTTTGGCGCAACCGCATGCGCATACAATCGGTACTATATTGTTAATGATAGTTTAAACTGTAAAGATGAATTGTaaaccaattaaaaaataagaaaaacaaatttgacgaatacattttaaatagacGATATGTTAAATAATGtacaacaaggtgtgtgtgtgcgtgtgtgtgtgtgtgtgtgtgtgtgtgtgtgtgtgtgtgtgtgtgtgtgtgtgtgtgtgtgtgtgtgtgtgtgtgtgtgtgtgtgtgtgtgtgtgtgtgtgtgtgtgtgtgtgtgtgtgtgtcccaattATCATACTACTACTTACAAATTTAGCATTCTGCAAATAATTAAGAAGTTTGCCAATTTATTTGGTCCatggagtggcgaagtcacgccccttccggtagggctcatgggacctatgagatcgaaaaatatgaatgggagtcaatggagagaaaattattattttctggtcccagtctttatatgccctggattacacatatgttgtttgtggatttaaatgataattcttcatgcaaagaaaactaaaacattTCGTGAAtcagtttgataattttaggttttatgtgaggccgctttgtgaactacagctcttcgctgctctcgacgcatatgatatacgtcaccacacccgcacttggaactcggcacagagatggcacatagagatggcacGTAACTAAAAccctccacatgccccgacttatagtggttttcacctctttctatgcttttatcctcgccttgaaaaaaagtggtgaagaggagcagagagatcgccatcccTGTGTCGagttctttgcatgaaaaatgatcatttaaatccacaaacaacatcatgtgtaatccagggcatataaagactgggagcagaaaataattattttctctccattgacacccattcatatttttcgatctcataggtcccatgagctctaccggaaggggcgtgacttcgccactctattgacAATTCCATTGACATTAACTCAATAAGCAGTGACTTGCGTATCCCATTTCCTCACATTGAGACCAACAATAAAGGGGCAAGACGCAAGATTTGTAGTGGATATAAAATTGAATTTCCTTTCCTCCTTGTATTCTATCCTCCACAGCTGAGCCGATCAGCAACAAAGGATGCGATGACATGGCAAAGggaagtgtgtgtctgctgagATCAAACGAAATCCTTCACAAATGTGTGGCACAACCTGCCAAGTACAATTTTCTTGAATATTTAATGACTCATTAGGGATGAGGAGTCACTTAAGCAGCTAAAGGTCTTGTGGGTCATTTCATTGTCTTTGTTGCAACGCCTCTTGGGTAGGGTGGTCCATGCAGAAGTCAACttcctgtgtttgttttctcGAGGACCAAATCCTTCCTTTTGCAAAAGCAGATGGTTTGAATGGTTTGCCAATGTCCTCTCCACCTTCTGCAGGCATTTTAATGGACCAACACCCTAAATGTTACGCATACGTTTACAATCCTAATGGAGCTGAAATGGATTCCCTTTACAAGACAATATGGTGTATTGGATGGTGACATGTGTGAATCCCACAGTGATTTCCCACagtacatgtacatacacatcCTTAGTCTGGGGAATATAGTTGTGTTCTTCTAACCCTATACCTTTTGCATTCTTACATCTTTGCCACCCAAAGCATTTCAGAGTTATTAGTAGCAGTATTCCGTTCATCCTTGCAACACAGTTGGTAAACAAATTTCCAGTTCTTAACTTATTCACAGTTTACATGTGGTTATTTTGTAAGGAACAAAACCTGGGCATCCTACTTTCCCAACATTTATGTCATAGTAAACTGCAGAAGAAGAAACCAGTTGGGGAGAGGCCATGGAAAACAACAGAGGGACTTGTATCTTACCACGGGTAAAAAGTTGCTGAGGACTAATTTGCTAATTCAGGTTTCCCAATGTACCCCATCTCTCCTGGTAACCAAGAAATGTGCCCACATTCACCCGTCCTTTCATGTGCGACTCCAGCCATCCCCCCCAGGTTATTCAGCCATTTTAAGAGCCGAATCCAAACCATTTAACCCTGGCCTTGTTAGTGCCATGCTCTACCGAATTGAGGTACCCAGGAAGGACAGGAAACAACTTTGTCACAGATGGCTTTTGTCCATGAGGACTTCACTGTGCTCATCCTTTAGAGGTCGTTTTTGGTTAGCCAGGCGTTAAGTTTCTATTGCTGCCTCTTCACATCCTGTCCTTATCAATCCCTACCATTTGTCCATTGCTACAGACTGATTGACTTACTGATTTGTCCTTCAACAAGTTCAATGTTAGGTTCCTCTGGCTTAATGTTGGCCAGGGTTCGTGTCCAGCGTACATTACAATCATGTGCTCTATAAagatgtgtatctgtgtctgtatgtatgcataaggagagggagagagggagagaaagagagagagaaagaacgaaagagagagagagagagagaacgagtgagCGAGAGTGCACAGTGCGTAAGTGACAGACCAGAAGCTTCTATGGGAAAACACAATTCCCAGTTGTACTCCCAGAGCGCGGAGTGGTCAAGACCCCTTAACAAGACCCCAGCATTCCACATGAACCCCctggtcgagagagagagagagagagagagagagagagagagagagagagagagagagagagagagagagagagagagagagagagagagagagagagagagagagagagagagagggtgatgagATGAGGGCGAGAAGAAAGGTTAGCAGTGTAGTGATAAGAAAGGATGACAGGCTGACTGAGCATGTGTCGTGATGGTTCACAGTAACAGCCCGTGGATGTCCTGGGAACACATTTTTGTCCTCTTGACGTTTTCCTTCCTTCAGTATGACTCAAGGACCTCATTGTCTCCACGCATTAATAGGTAGCCGCTCAGCTTCCTGTTCACATGTTGTCCTGTATGTATGATCTCACTGGGACCAGGTCTGTCACAGTTCACTCCGCTTCCAAACCTTCAAGATAATATGTTCAAAACGTTTAACGTAAAACGATTATTGTCCTTCATTGGGCTCTTTTTGTCAAAAAGTTGTTTCTTTGAACTTTAATTCTCTTAATGCCTATTTCTTTATTCTTGCTGTATATTGTCTAAATGACCCTGGCTGGACAGCCTCTGGCTGGCCATGCCATTGGGATGGTTTTTAACAATTAACATTTTCCATCAAACACAATCACCATGGGGACCATGTGCATTTCTTCGCGCAAGTCGGTATCAAAGTGTCCCTTTGTCACAATCGCTTTTATTGTGACGGAGTTTAGTAGATATTCAAatgtctctcccactctccccccgaCCCCCCGTATTGTGGACAATAGATGCCTCTCTTTCTACACAGACAACCCCCCGCTTCCCCCCCCCAAATCAACTTGCCTTTGGGTCTGGCCTCAGTGGCTTGGAAAGAATGACTtattttcctctctttccttcctaCCAGCACTCTGTGAAGCAGGGGTGTAAGCCATAGCCTTGAGTGGCGTAAACAGAAGCTACGCGTGTACCGCCATGGCACAGTACACCGGCACACATGCTGGGGTCACTCCCTGTTTGGCATGCCACCGGAGGATGTGTAGAAATAGTCAGGTTCAGGGGTAGCTCCTAAGTGTGTTTACACTCCAGCGACAAAACAGTCTAGCGGTTCACTTTTTTGGTCCAAAAAAATAGGAAGCTTGTAAGTGGCCAGATGATATTGTTAATTTATCTTCAGCCCAGTAAATCCACCCAAAGGAAAGGGCTTTATGAGCGACAAGTTCTGCGAGAGAGCCGTGCCGGGATTTTGGTTTGAGGCTATTTGCTATTAGCCAACATGTGTGAAGAGGGTGTGAAAACTTGGTGTTCAAACCACGTTCAGGATCTTCAGATTCCATGAAAAGTTTTTGGAGCATTGGATGCTCTTCCTGTTTTTATCCCCTTTTTCAGTTTAAATTTCAAACCCGTTGCCCCCAAGTATTCCCTAGCCCCCCTCCAGGATGTAGCATGTTAAAGGCTAACAGAGGATGTCTTGAGACCCTTCACAAGGCTATTTTAAGATATCTGCAATGGGAGAACTATACTCTTAACACTAATTCAACCCCAGCGACATTATGTCTCAAGCTGCTCTCTGCACATTTTCTTTGCTCAACCTACTTTCTATAGATTACATGGTGTTTTGGTTACATTTGTCTCTGTAGCAATGGCCATTAGTCTGCATGAGAATACATGAGAACCTTGAGATTCAATCCAAACACAATTCAATGAAAACAAAGTGGTGGTAATAAATATTCGTCAACATAATGAAGAAAATTGTCATCCTAGATTGTGAAATGTTTTTATGCACTTCATTCTTGTTTGAGCCCATCGCATACCAAATGGTTTGGTTCTCCAAATAATTCTGTGTGAGGtacccacccccaccaacaACAATGGACTTATTAATCCATTGGAATTAAACAGTGAGACAAAATTGTTCTAACATGTCGGTCATCAGTCAATGTATTGAACTTTCTCTGTTTAAAGCCTTGTGTAACAATTGCTCTCATTTTGTGAAGTTGTACCACTCTCTTTGAGAGAATCAAGCCTCCAGGAACAAAAATATGGATTCTCTGTAGATACTGTAGCTCTAGAGAAAACAAAATACAACATCTACAAACATGAAAAACACAGCAGAGAGCCTTCTACACCATCAGAAGGAACATCCAACGGGACATCCCAGTCGAACTGGCTTTAAAACATTGGGCTCTTTGTAAATTAAACCAATTGCCCTCTATGGTAGTGAAGTCTGGGGTCCTCTCACCAACGAAGAATTCACAAAATGGGCCAAACACAAGTTGATACTTTGCAAAATTCTGTAAATCCAATTTCCGAATCTGGAACCAACAGCAACTCACCACACAGAGCCGCAAGGCCTGCCTCGCTACACCAAACCAAGTGATGAAGAAACAAAAATACAAGAACTGGAACATTGGAAAGAATCAACAAAACCACAGAGTAGACTGGATTGCTATTCTACAAACTGAGTAAACAGTAGCCGAATGATTATAAAAGCTGAGACATTTGTTGAAGATGGACAGTCTCAGTGCAGACTCAGCACAGCCTTGCGATTGAGAAAGGCCGCCATAGACAGACGGGCTCCCCAGAGCACACAGGCTGTGCACCAACAGCACACAAAAGCAGGGGGGAAACAGGCTGAACTTTCTAACCTCCTGTGAACTATACCAGGATATCAGATACAACTTTTTCCCGCAAATCACCCAAAGACTTTGACAATACGGTAGACATCAACAATCAAACATGCAGCAACAAGAAGGGGACAACTAatccaatatatatacatatttgacTTTTGTATTTGACAATGTAAATGAACATTGTGCATGCCCATGGAAAGGTCAATATGAaatacaatctctctctctctctctctctctctctctctctctctctctctctctctctctctctctctctctctctctctctctctctctctctctctctctccctctactttTAACACGTTTAAAATATGCCTTTAGTTTTTACCTTCACCAGAGGAGATAGATATACATCACTGCTCTACATATATGAAATTGGAAATTTGCCTTATTTATGAACCCAATTTGATTCATATCTCAATGGACTTTTGCATAAATTAACTTAGTGCAGTAAAGTGTCATTACTAATATTTGCTGAGATGCTCTCTAGCCATCTGAGAGCCAGTGAGGCCCTTTATGTTTGCTATGTGAAGCTGAGTAGTCGTCCCAGTCCCAGGAAAAATATTAAATACAGCTCTCTTTACTTCTCCCATGACCTCTATTGGGTTACCACCAGAGggaaacacataaaaaaaacacccaaaacGTGGGAAACGTATGCTTAAAATACATGACCCAAGATGTCTGATAAGATGTGTCTAGTATGGTTTGAGTATGCCATGCACTCTTCAAaacaatataattatatattgaaTGGAACTATAAATTGCCAACTGTTACTAACTTGCTGGGATTCTCAAAAAGGACCAAATACAGACAGATACTTTCTACGATGTTGTACTTTTCTCTGATTACACACATATTAATTGTAATCCACCTTTTACATACCTGTACCTGTACATTGCTTTCTGGATAGAAATTCATGGCAGAGTATTTACTATGCAGACTTCAAACTTACATCTCTGGCTTTAAATTGGCTGTTCTGTTCATTGAATCAAATACTTTCTTAAACCGTGAGCCAAGACTTATAAGGTATTGGATTTGACATAAAACATGGTTTTATAACCAGGATGTATGAGGTATGTGGACTGAATATGGCCTTAATCTTCTCTCAACCTATAGGTAGGAGGAGTCTCATCCCCGTCCTCCCAGCTCAGTGACATATGTATGTGCTCTCCTGCAGGTGAGCAAACACTGCAGACGTTAAATGCGCTGGTAGTTTAGTTCAGACGTACAAACCAACCGTGCCTTTGCCATTTTCACAAGGTATAACATATACCCAGAGACACAACGAAGGGATCTAGGCTCTTGTGTTTGTCCCACGCTGTCCTCATGCTAAATCTTCCATATGATTACTATGGAGCAGGCAAGACCACATGACCATACAAGGACATTTGAGTCGCATCCAAGTTTTATTTATGGGCACGGCGCTCATTTACAGGTATCATATTTAAAATGTCATGAACTACATTCTGTAGTATTTCAACTTGCATTACAAGTGAGGTATCAACAGAAAAATGTATCATATAACGTTGGAACGGTGAACTTGACTTGTTTGTTTTAatcaatgaaaaaatatatagtctAAAAGTGATAGGGCTTCTTGTTGATttgcatattttttattttacactgGGCTGCCATTGCCTGCGTTAATGTTGACCTCAATCATCATTGAAACGTGATCACCCGGGACAGATGTAGTGTCCATAAAGGGCTCCGTTGGGCAGCTGCCAGATGCAGTCTGGAGAATAATGAAAATGTTACTGTCAAGTTAACTATCCAGGCAAATAGGCTAAACTTTATAATTTTCTTTAGCTTTTAAGCGATGCAAAACATTGAAAATCGTTGATTCAAATATTCTCGACACATTCTACCAGATCTGGTTGAATACTTATTAACGTCAAATAACCCCTACGGCTTAAATCAACACCACGCGCTATCCTGTGAGAACCACCGCTAACGTTACATCAGTTGCCCTCCCatttctctcgctcgctcgctctctctctctctctctctctctctctctctctctctctctctctctctctctctctctctctctctctctctctctctctctctcacacacgcacggtcgcacgcacgcacgcacgcacacacgcgcgcgttcGCGCCTACAGTTTGCCAGGAGGACCAACTGACTGTCAGACTCACTTCACTCCCCTCACACTCTCAGGGCAGCAGGACTCAACGACTATGGCTTTACGGACGATGACCGCTCTCCTTGTTGGACTTTTCTTCCT harbors:
- the rnf26 gene encoding E3 ubiquitin-protein ligase RNF26; translated protein: MALVNFLIFPLIISSVVKCLDFLSFLLDLNFVIVHTVVRSVLAVVTFVNNLPVLFWNFLVGFWNWILLCLISMAETTSLISHGTVNMAGSCLLALGGLLESLKMVGYLSMHVFLRGREYLYRGLLFVLECFGIAASLTVYFANTVVNYVLICTQNMYSALISVWHTVSSPLQKVVELTLTLITFLYSSLVGTSTLLWTPCKLVLDFLVSLTQIFISIFIMNIYGLLLTITIAVATTVYLNPELVHQVRRQTVHYINAVPTLQRLSLAAQTLTRSLQRVPGHVPGALRHAQRLLRRLYLQERWLWRQLSQQGSWLSLTLRMRAWRNNNNNNNIDARVGGDGDPREEQRDPPDGSAGDAPYQEQPDQEQPDRAYPSSSKVRPLKQLRAAGKEEGLPVPHAKNLLSLLKEQEERKKCVICQDCSKTVVLLPCRHLCLCRGCTDILLRQALYRQNCPLCRHMILNTMDVYL